The DNA region CGTCGCCGCTTCCGAACGTCGCGAGGTCGGCGTCGCTCGGGCGGAGCACGCCGTTGGGATGCGAGTGAACCGACCCGACCGCGTGTCTGTCGTTGGGGACCATACTCGTCTTGACCGTCGCACTTACCGGGTTCGACTCCGTCCCGGGTATCACCAGCACGTCGGTGATGACGGTGCCGTCGCGGTCCAGCCCCAGGTCGCGGGCGTCCTCGCCGCGGAGAAACCCCATGTACTCGTTGGGATGGGTCTCTTCGGAGGCTTCGAGGGCGAACTCGAGCGTCTCGGCGGCGATGCCGAGGATCTCGCTCGACCGGAACAGCCGCATAGGACACACTCCGACCCGTCGCCTTCTAAGGGTTCCGGAAGGGTCGCCGCGCGCCGTACGGCGAGTCCACACGCCGCATACCGCGCCGCACGTCGGCCTGTCGGGACAGGATGTAAAGCTTAAGGCGGGACCCCCACGTAGCACGCCCATGACCGATGACACCGCCGGAGATTCCGGCGCAGGGTCGGATTCGAGACCCGTCGTCTATGACCTCGCTCCCGACTGCACCGTCGCCGACGTGGAGACGGGCGCGCGCTACCACGCCGTCGTCAACGGCGTCGTCGACTACGGCGTCTTCGTCGACGTCTCCGACAGCGTCTCCGGACTCGTCCACGAGTCGAATCTCGACGCCGAGTACGACGTCGGCGACAGCCTCGTCGTCGAACTCGTCGAAGTGAAGGCGAACGGAGACATCGCGTTCGACGAGGCCGACGTCGACGACTACCGGACCGAGACCGTCGAGCACGAACCCGACATCACGTCCGTCGCGTCGCTTTCGACCGGCACCGAGGCGACTATCGAAGGCCGCATCGCGCAGATAAAACAGACCGGCGGCCCGACCATCTTCCACGTCGCCGACGACACCGGCATCGTCTCCTGTGCCGCGTTCGACGAGGCGGGCGTCCGTGCGTACCCCGAAGTCGACCTCGACGACCTCGTCCGTATCGACGGCCAGGTCGAGACCCACGACGGGACGACGCAGGTGGAGGTCTCCTCGCTCACCTCACTCGACGGCGAGCGCGCCGAGACGGTCCGTGAACGCCTCGACGACGCGATGGCCGAGCGCGCCGAACCGAACACCGTCGACCCGCTCGTCGAGTGGCCCGCGTTCGAGAAACTTCGCGACGACCTCCGGGAGGTCGCCCGCCTGCTCCGCCGGACGGTACTCGAAGGTCGCCCGATTCGCGTCCGCCACCACGCCGACGGCGACGGGATGTGCGCCTCCATCCCGGTTCAACTCGCGCTGGAGAACTACATCGCCGACGTCCACGAGGACGCCGACGCTCCCCTCCACCTGTTCAAGCGCCTGCCGAGCAAAGCGCCGTTCTACGAGATGGAGGACGTGACGCGCGACCTCAACTTCGCGCTCGAAGGGCAGGCCCGCCACGGCCAGAAGCTCCCCCTCCTCCTGATGCTCGACAACGGGAGCACCGAGGAGGACGTCCCCGCCTACCAGAACCTCGCGCACTACGACATGCCAATCGCGGTCGTCGACCACCACCACCCCGACCCGGAGGCGGTCGAACCGCTGCTCGACGCGCACGTCAACCCCTATCTGTACGACGAGGACTACCGCATCACGACCGGGATGATGTGCGTCGAACTCGCGCGGATGATCGATCCCGACATCACCGACGACCTCCGCCACGTCCCCGCCGTCGCCGGACTCGCGGACCGCTCGAAGGCCGAAGTGATGGAGGAGTTCGTCGAACTCGCCGAAACGCAGGGCTACGACCGCGAGGACCTCGGCGACATCGGCGAGGCGCTCGACTACACCGCCCACTGGCTGCGCTACAGCGAGGGCAAAGCGCTCGTCAACGACGTGCTCAACGTCGGCTGTGACGACGACGCTCGTCATCAGGAACTCGTCGAGTTCCTCTCGGCGAGCGCCGAGCGCGATGTCGACGACCAACTCGACGCCGTCGAGGACCACGTCGAACACGAGCGCCTGAAGAGCGATGTCCACCTCTACACGGTCGACCTCGACAACTTCGCGCACCGCTTCACCTACCCCGCACCCGGCAAGACGACGGGCGAACTCCACGACCGCAAAGTTCGGGAGACGGGCGAACCCGTCATCACCATCGGCTACGGGCCGGACTTCGCTGTCCTCCGCTCGGACGGCGTCCGCCTCGACATCCCGCAGATGGTCGCCGAACTCAACGACGAGGTGAAAGGCGGCGGCGTCTCCGGCGGCGGCCACCTCGTCGTCGGCTCCATCAAGTTCGTCAAGGGCATGCGCGAGGAGGTCATCGACAGCCTCGTCGAGAAGATGGCCGAAGCGGACATCGACGACGAACTGTCGAGCACCGCCGCGCTGGACTGAAGCCGGTCGGTCGCCCGTCGGCTCACGGCGTACCGCTCACTCGAACTCGATCTCTCTCGCTCCCACGACCACAGCCAGCGCTACGGCTGCGACGACGGTGACGCCGAACCAGACGGGGAACGGCCGCCGCTCACCGTCGCCGCTGGCCCGCCAGTCGGCCGCGAACACCTCCGCGTAGTATCCCGCCGCGTCCGCGCCGTCGAGCGCGACGACGACTTCCCGGTTCTCGCGCGCGGAGTGGTTGTTCCAGTTGAGACTGCCGACGAGCGCCGTCTCGTCGTCGACGACGACGCCTTTCGCGTGAACTTTCCCGTATCTTCCTCGTGGGTCGGCGAGGCGGACCGACAGCGGCGCGTCGTTCCGGTCGGCCCACTCGTTCAGTCGGTCGGCAACAGCGCGGTTCTCCTCCTCGGCGTACCACGCGCTCGATAACAGAATTCGGACACGAACGCCGCGCTCGGCGGCCCGCGTCGTCGCCTGGACGAACGGCTGACGAGGACCGCCGACGGTCGGTTGCAGCACGTCTATCGACTCCTCGGCCCCGTCGAGTTCGGCGACGACGGCACCCTCGGCGTTCCCGGGTGCGGTGAGGAGCCGCACGCGCTCGGCGGCGACGGACCGAAATCCGAACTCGCCCGCGTACGAGTCGTCCGCCGATTCGGGGTCGACGAACGTCGCGTTGCGTCGGAACTCCGCCCATCGTTTCGCATCGCGCCACCCGGCGTCCGTCTCGAACACCGCCGCGAGTTCGTCCGCGGTCGCCGCGTCGTCGACGCGGACGCCCCACCCGCGGCTGTCGCGGCCGCCGGTGCCGCCGGGTTTCCAGTTCTCGGTGAGCACGAGCGCGCTGTCGTCGGCGACGGCGTACTTCGCGTGGTGGTAGCTGTAGCGGGCGCGTTCGCCGTCGACGACGCGCACGTCGATACCTGCGGCCGCGAGGTCGTCGAGCAGGCGGGCCTGACGCTTCGAGACGCCGCCGACCGGCCCCCCCTCGACGAGGACGCGAACGTCGACGCCGCGGTCGTTCGCTCGCCGGAGCGCCGCCGCTGCGCGCTCGGAGGAGAACGTGTAGCCCGCGAGCAGGAGTCGACTGTCGGCGTCTCGGAGCGTGTCGACCGGCACGTCGGAGGAGTCGGGGAGGACGAACGCCGTCGCGTCGACCGGCCCCGTCTCGGCGACCGGCCGAGGCTCGAAGCCGCGCGGCCGCCAGTGCGGGTCGGCGTCGCGGAGCCACCGCTCGCCGCTCGGCGCGCTGTCGTAGACGACCGCGTCGACCACGCGACCGTCGCGGCTGAGGACGAGACGTTCGCCCCCGTTCGACAGCGAGAGCGCACCCTCGACGACCGGCGCGTCGGTCAGGTTCCGCGCGGCTTCCGGGTCGGCGGCGAGCGCGACGCGGTCGGACGGCGGCACCGCGACGGTCGACTCCCCGTCGGAGAGCGTCCAATTCCCTCCTCCCCCAGTCTCGACGACGACGAACTCACCGACATCGTCGTCGCGAACGGGGTTCGGGTAGAGTTCGACGATACGACCGGAGGCGTCGTTCGACGCCGCGGAGGCGTTCGCCGGGACGTCGAGCGTCGACGCGGCGGGCGCTGGCGACGCCACTCCCGCACAGACGGCGAGCAGACAGCAGACGACCGCGAGGCGTCGAGACACGACACGGGATGGTCCCGTCTCCGCGGATAAACGTTCGCTTCGGTGTTTTTTTGCCTTCGACAGACGGTGTGACTCTCATGGTCACCGTCGATCTCGTAACCGGTCTCGAACTGGCAGGCTACGCCCTCGGCGCGCTCGGGGGCGCGCTCGTCTTCATGGAGTTCTTTCAGGAACCGACGTACGTCGAGTACGATCCGGAGTTCAACGGCTACACCATCGACATCTCGCCACAGGAGGTTCGAGAGCACACGTGGCTCGGGCGCGTCGGCGGCTTCTCCATCGCGCTCGGGTTCGCGCTGCTGTTCCTCTCGACGTTCCTCGCGTGAAAACTGCGACCGCCCACTCCCTCACGCCGTCGGCGGCGTTGTTTCGAGCGACTGCTTCGCCCGGTCGACCTCGTGCTGGACGATGAACGAGTTCTCGTCGGAGTGGTCCGCGACGGCCTTCAGCGCCTTCTCGGTGCCGATCTGTCGGAGCGCCCACGCG from Haloprofundus halobius includes:
- a CDS encoding Mov34/MPN/PAD-1 family protein — its product is MRLFRSSEILGIAAETLEFALEASEETHPNEYMGFLRGEDARDLGLDRDGTVITDVLVIPGTESNPVSATVKTSMVPNDRHAVGSVHSHPNGVLRPSDADLATFGSGDAHIIIGAPYGRNDWRAFDREGKRRKLDVLDVDLPDDEAFFDFTQEDIDRELSEDS
- a CDS encoding phospholipase D-like domain-containing protein, which encodes MSRRLAVVCCLLAVCAGVASPAPAASTLDVPANASAASNDASGRIVELYPNPVRDDDVGEFVVVETGGGGNWTLSDGESTVAVPPSDRVALAADPEAARNLTDAPVVEGALSLSNGGERLVLSRDGRVVDAVVYDSAPSGERWLRDADPHWRPRGFEPRPVAETGPVDATAFVLPDSSDVPVDTLRDADSRLLLAGYTFSSERAAAALRRANDRGVDVRVLVEGGPVGGVSKRQARLLDDLAAAGIDVRVVDGERARYSYHHAKYAVADDSALVLTENWKPGGTGGRDSRGWGVRVDDAATADELAAVFETDAGWRDAKRWAEFRRNATFVDPESADDSYAGEFGFRSVAAERVRLLTAPGNAEGAVVAELDGAEESIDVLQPTVGGPRQPFVQATTRAAERGVRVRILLSSAWYAEEENRAVADRLNEWADRNDAPLSVRLADPRGRYGKVHAKGVVVDDETALVGSLNWNNHSARENREVVVALDGADAAGYYAEVFAADWRASGDGERRPFPVWFGVTVVAAVALAVVVGAREIEFE
- a CDS encoding DHH family phosphoesterase; translated protein: MTDDTAGDSGAGSDSRPVVYDLAPDCTVADVETGARYHAVVNGVVDYGVFVDVSDSVSGLVHESNLDAEYDVGDSLVVELVEVKANGDIAFDEADVDDYRTETVEHEPDITSVASLSTGTEATIEGRIAQIKQTGGPTIFHVADDTGIVSCAAFDEAGVRAYPEVDLDDLVRIDGQVETHDGTTQVEVSSLTSLDGERAETVRERLDDAMAERAEPNTVDPLVEWPAFEKLRDDLREVARLLRRTVLEGRPIRVRHHADGDGMCASIPVQLALENYIADVHEDADAPLHLFKRLPSKAPFYEMEDVTRDLNFALEGQARHGQKLPLLLMLDNGSTEEDVPAYQNLAHYDMPIAVVDHHHPDPEAVEPLLDAHVNPYLYDEDYRITTGMMCVELARMIDPDITDDLRHVPAVAGLADRSKAEVMEEFVELAETQGYDREDLGDIGEALDYTAHWLRYSEGKALVNDVLNVGCDDDARHQELVEFLSASAERDVDDQLDAVEDHVEHERLKSDVHLYTVDLDNFAHRFTYPAPGKTTGELHDRKVRETGEPVITIGYGPDFAVLRSDGVRLDIPQMVAELNDEVKGGGVSGGGHLVVGSIKFVKGMREEVIDSLVEKMAEADIDDELSSTAALD